From the genome of Pseudomonas migulae:
CAGCAAATATTTCCCGACGCCCGCAGCCAAGCGGGCGTTTTCGTTTCCGCCCTCGATACCGCCATGGAGGGCCATTTCATAAACACGCCCAAACGCCGCGCTGCTTTCCTTGCGCAAGTGGGGCACGAATCGGGGCAGTTGCACTACATGCGCGAACTCGGCGGTGACCTCTATCTGAGCAAATATGACACCGGCACCTTGGCCGCTCGTTTGGGTAATACGGCAGCGCTCGACGGTGACGGGCAAAAGTACTGCGGTCGTGGCTTGATTCAGATCACTGGCCGCCACAACTATCAACAGTGCAGTGTCGGTGTGTTTGGCGACGAGCGTCTGCTCGAATTGCCGGAACTGCTGGAACAACCGCGATGGGCTGCGGAGTCCGCCGCCTGGTTCTGGGTGCAAAACGGCCTCAACGAACTGGCTGATCGTGATCAGTTCAACAGCATCACCCGCCGGATCAATGGTGGTCTGAACGGGCTGCAAGACCGTTTGCAACTGTGGGCGCGGGCGAGGGCGGTGTTATGCCAGCCTTCGGTCTGATGCCGGCGTCGTGGCGGGTCATTGGTGTTGTTGTGTTACTGGCTGTGTTGGCCGGTGGCTCGGCGGCGCTGGCCTGGCGATTTCAGGAGGGGCGTTACGGGCAGCAACTGGCGGAGCAGGACAGGGCGCACGCCGAGACGCTCAACCGGCTGACCCAGGCGGCCGCCGCCCGACAACAGGCCGAACAGGACAAGCGCCTGGCGCTGGAGCAACAGCTGTCGGTCAGCGAACAAACCCATTATCGAGCGCTTAGCGATGCCCAACGTGATCAAGGTCGCTTGCGCGATCGTCTTGCCACTGCTGATGTGCGGCTGTCAGTCCTCCTCGATGCCCGCGACACTTCCACTGGCTGCACAGTGCCCACCGCCTCCGGCGCCGGCGGCGTGGATCATGGCCCCCTACGCGCCCGACTTGACCCGGCGCATGCTCAACGAATTATCGCCATCACCGACGCCGGCGACCGTGCACTGATTGCCTTGCAGGCGTGTCAGGCCTATATCCGGGCGCTCGGTCGCTAACATTTTGATCGATGCTGTAACTTGCAAGCGCGATTCGCTCGTGTACGGTAGTCCCCATTCCGCTCGCTCAGGAGATGACCGTGAAAGAAATCACCCAACTGGCCGCTGAACTTGGCAGGCGCCTGCAGGTTCTCAATGCTCACGTCACGGCAGCCGAGTCCTGTACCGGCGGTGGGATTTCCGAGGCCATCACGCGCATTCCGGGGAGTTCGGCATGGTTCGAGGCCGGGTATGTCACGTACTCCAACCGTCAGAAAACCGAACAACTGAATGTCCCGGTCGAGTTGTTTGCGACGGTGGGGGCGGTCAGTCGCGAGGTGGTCGAGGCCATGGTGCGAGGCGCGCAGGAAAAAAGCCGGGCGTCTTTTGCCGTGGCGGTCAGCGGTGTGGCAGGGCCGGATGGTGGTTCGCCGAGCAAGCCGGTGGGCACGGTCTGGCTGGCCTGGGGCGTGGGGGAGCGGGTGTTCAGCGAGGTGCAGCACTTCCCCGGTAACCGCGACGAGGTCCGCCGACAAACGGTGAGGGCCGCGCTAGAGGGGCTGCTGCGACATGCCGCTGGAGAAATCTCAAATCAGGGGTAGGCGATCCTGAATCGCTGTGGAATAATACTGGCTACTTATACAGGTGTTGGCCGTCAGGCCTTATTGATTACGTGAGGACTTTAATGGACGACAACAAGAAGAAAGCCTTGGCTGCGGCCCTGGGTCAGATCGAACGTCAATTCGGCAAGGGTGCCGTAATGCGTATGGGCGATCAGGACCGTCAGGCGATCCCGGCTATCTCCACTGGCTCTCTGGGTCTGGACATCGCGCTCGGCATTGGCGGTCTGCCAAAAGGCCGTATCGTTGAAATCTACGGTCCTGAATCCTCCGGTAAAACCACGCTGACACTGTCGGTGATCGCCCAGGCTCAAAAAGCCGGCGCGACCTGCGCATTCGTCGACGCCGAACACGCCCTCGATCCTGAATACGCCGGCAAACTCGGCGTCAACGTCGACGACCTGCTGGTTTCCCAGCCGGACACCGGCGAGCAGGCGCTGGAAATCACCGACATGCTGGTGCGTTCCAACGCGGTTGACGTGATCATCGTCGACTCCGTAGCCGCTCTGGTACCAAAGGCTGAAATCGAAGGCGAAATGGGTGACATGCACGTGGGCCTGCAAGCCCGTCTGATGTCCCAGGCGCTGCGTAAAATCACCGGTAACATCAAGAACGCCAACTGCCTGGTGATCTTCATCAACCAGATCCGTATGAAAATCGGCGTGATGTTCGGCAGCCCGGAAACCACCACCGGTGGTAACGCGCTGAAGTTCTATGCTTCGGTTCGTCTGGACATCCGCCGTACTGGCGCGGTGAAAGAAGGTGATGAAGTCGTCGGTAGCGAAACCCGCGTCAAGGTTGTGAAGAACAAGGTCGCTTCGCCGTTCCGTCAGGCCGAGTTCCAGATTCTCTACGGCAAAGGCATCTACCTCAACGGTGAGATGATCGACCTGGGTGTTCTGCACGGTTTCGTCGAGAAATCCGGTGCCTGGTATGCCTATGAAGGCACCAAGATCGGTCAGGGCAAGGCCAACTCGGCCAAGTTCCTGGCGG
Proteins encoded in this window:
- a CDS encoding glycoside hydrolase family 19 protein, with protein sequence MPLTVLQLQQIFPDARSQAGVFVSALDTAMEGHFINTPKRRAAFLAQVGHESGQLHYMRELGGDLYLSKYDTGTLAARLGNTAALDGDGQKYCGRGLIQITGRHNYQQCSVGVFGDERLLELPELLEQPRWAAESAAWFWVQNGLNELADRDQFNSITRRINGGLNGLQDRLQLWARARAVLCQPSV
- a CDS encoding lysis system i-spanin subunit Rz codes for the protein MPAFGLMPASWRVIGVVVLLAVLAGGSAALAWRFQEGRYGQQLAEQDRAHAETLNRLTQAAAARQQAEQDKRLALEQQLSVSEQTHYRALSDAQRDQGRLRDRLATADVRLSVLLDARDTSTGCTVPTASGAGGVDHGPLRARLDPAHAQRIIAITDAGDRALIALQACQAYIRALGR
- a CDS encoding CinA family protein, which encodes MKEITQLAAELGRRLQVLNAHVTAAESCTGGGISEAITRIPGSSAWFEAGYVTYSNRQKTEQLNVPVELFATVGAVSREVVEAMVRGAQEKSRASFAVAVSGVAGPDGGSPSKPVGTVWLAWGVGERVFSEVQHFPGNRDEVRRQTVRAALEGLLRHAAGEISNQG
- the recA gene encoding recombinase RecA; translation: MDDNKKKALAAALGQIERQFGKGAVMRMGDQDRQAIPAISTGSLGLDIALGIGGLPKGRIVEIYGPESSGKTTLTLSVIAQAQKAGATCAFVDAEHALDPEYAGKLGVNVDDLLVSQPDTGEQALEITDMLVRSNAVDVIIVDSVAALVPKAEIEGEMGDMHVGLQARLMSQALRKITGNIKNANCLVIFINQIRMKIGVMFGSPETTTGGNALKFYASVRLDIRRTGAVKEGDEVVGSETRVKVVKNKVASPFRQAEFQILYGKGIYLNGEMIDLGVLHGFVEKSGAWYAYEGTKIGQGKANSAKFLADNPEIAAKLEKQLRDKLLTPAPDVKASPVKETADDLADADI